The genomic stretch TATATTTATCTACTGCAATTATATGAAACTGAAGGTTAAATAATGTAGTCCGTACACGAGCATAGAAGATGAGAATTAGAATAGACaaagatattaaaataaatatacgGACATACATAGTCAATAGTCGTCGGTTGTTGTTATCATGAAAAGCATCGAGTCGAGGTATAACTCTGATGTATCTCGAACAAAGAAAATTCTTAGTTATATAATTAGTGAAATGATTGAAAGGTaaagtagattttttttattccttttaAATTTCCAGCCATAAGTAATGAAGCAACTCAATGTGTTGCAAGAATAGTGGGCAAAGCCCAATCTAGTTCCTCGAAATTGAATCAGTTTCAACCTCCATCAACATCACCAATCCTCATAAATCTTTGGGGGgccttttttaaaaattttattttattttaatgtttttgtAAGTCATGAAAATGACTCAACTTCCTCTATACTTTTAAGATCACAATAATTGTATTTAGTCAccatcaaaaaataataatttgggtGCATACAAATACAATCAAACAATCCAATTTGATTTAGAAATCTCTTTGTGTGGATCATTTTGTGCCAATTTAGACTCGTCAAATTAGCTATGATTCTGAAACTAGTTTTTGTTTGAGAATAAGTAAAACTCTTTAATGCTTGCTCAAAAAGAGTGTTACTTTGAGCTTGCTTGGGCATTCATTTATAATTGGATACGTTTTGTGCAGAAGAACTCGAATACGTCAAGTTTGGTAACAAGTCTACGAATCAGCTTGTCAAATATTAGTAGGAGTGTTTTGATGAACACTAATGAAAATCGGATTGTGGAAAATCAGGGGAAATTTGGAGGAATTCTTTAATCGAAAGAGTAAAGTAGCAAGAAAATTTAAGGAATTTACCAATGCCGTGATTTGATTAAAAAAACCCACCATTTGAGGGATTTTGggaaaaacaattaaaaaaataagcCAACTGATGTGGCAATAAAGGGAGGGCTCACTTGTCACGAGTCAATTGACACGATattggtcaaagtcaagatgatcaaACACCGAAACCATTGGACGTCTGATTATCTTGGTTGACGAAGGATTAGGCCGAGCAGATCACCCAGCCGGTCAGGCAAGCAGATCAACCTGTCATGAGTCAATTTACACGGtgtcggtcaaagtcaagacgatcaACGCCGGGCTCACGGTTATCCCGATCAACAAAAGAGTGGCCGAGCGGACATCACCGGACCGGTCGGGGCATCATGAGCCAATTGGTAGTGAAACGAGCCGCTATATCATTAAATATAAAGAAGTCAAGACAAAAAAGAAtactatatttattattaatgcACATAAGTAAAGATAAATAAGTCTTTCTctgacaattaatatcattaaataagggcaTATAAATGATCACATAAAAAGATATAAAGGGGACGCTAGGAATGAAGAAGGTAagattttctattttcttgattactacattctctcttcctgattttgacttgagcgtcggagggtcaacaccAGGTACCCCTTTCTtggttttagttttattttttaggaTCGAAGTCTTCATCCCATCAGCGCTCACCCCATTCTTAACTTTTCAACTTCCTTTATTTGAACAAGATCACCAACCATACGTCTAATCAACGTCTAAGTATGCTTAGAAAATCAAAACGGTGTCCTTTTTTATTCACATAATTaacaaattatctttcttttaaaatttatcaaaatggtactttatttataatttaatttttaaaataatctttgtGCTCGccttagaataattttaatcaaagttATACCAAAATGATATAATTTTGTGCAAAAGTGTTCTAAAATGATGTAGCTTGATCAAAACTATATGCACCTTTAggatgatatatatatttttatgttgAAATAGTTTAAATCCAATTTTGCTCAAAGTTACTTCACCTTGGAACAGTTTCAAGGTGAAGTGAATGCATTTTGAGTATCAAATTATCGGACGTTGTTTTCGTAAGTTTTTTGgggaaaaaaaatcttttgataaTATAGATAATTATAGGTGCCatcaaaatttctaatttttctcttgtttaatttttttaaaaataatttataggtAGATGAACTTCCATCTAATTTATACATTAGAAGGCCGCAATTTCTCAAATATTCGTCTATATTAGAATTTGATCTTTTTATTAAAGAAATCTTCACCACATCACACTCATGGAAGCTAAGATGTTGCTATAGAAGCATGTAAACTCGACACTTCATCGCAAAGTTTGGAAAGTGAAGGCAGTGCATTTTCCTACACCGGAACAAGATTTTGCATAGCGCCCTTGTCTTGTAGGTGGAAGCTGGAATGACTAATGCACACTTATCGAACAAGGACACAAGTGCCGGTGTAGATTTGTTCAAACAAGATCCAAATCTATCATCTTCGCGAGGCAGGATCGGAGCACTTTCAGCTGTCCTTATCTAAACTTCAATTTCTCTCTTGACCATTCCTTCCTTATTCAATTCCCTTTCCTGCCTCATCAGTCAAAACCACAAGGTCCACAGTCCTTATCCATCcttagaaaagaagaaagaaagagagagaaaCTCACGTTTAATTATCTTGATACACAGAACACTGGCACCGACCGAGACGTCCCCAGCCACCACGCTCACTTTGTCTTCGCTACAGCCTACAGATCAGCGCAACGTCCGTGTGCCGCGGCAGCGTCATCTTCACCAGATAAGCACGCCACGCACGCAGAGAATTACTTGAAACGCTTGAACACGCCCATTCCTTTCCATCTTCTGTTCGAGTTCACAAAAGTTCAGGGAAAACCCAATGATTTTGGTACTTATGGAGCCCACGTCTGGCTAGCTAAATGACAATCGTGTTCAGTGCAGTGGGCCGGAACGAACGGCTCTGTTTTTTGGGGCCTTTGCTGGCACGTTTATCGCCTTCACTTTGTGAATTAAAAATTTCCGATTGTGGAGGTCTGCAGCAGCCCGTCCTTGTCTGGGTTTAATTTTATCCCCCACGATTTAGATTTGCCTCGTAGATTTCGTCTAGAATCGTGTGTGCGTTTGATTAATCTTCCTTTAGTATGATTGTGTCAAACCCATGACGATCATTCTCCTTACAGTTTGTTACTATTTTTAAAATGCCCgtaaaaaaagaaatattataaaCCCTAAATTTCCTCATTCAATGTCACTAACTTTTCAAACTCCTTACAGATTCATTCTACCTCTTTTCTACGTCATTATGTGAGCAACGCCtcaaagaaacaaaagataaagaaataaaaaggcaaaaaaattatattttatttaatattatgtgTAAAAcctcaaaatctaaaaaaaaacaatacataatcaaatcaaattaatatctTCTGAAAATAAAACCTAATATATTTTAAAAGCAAATCAATATCTTTCCAAAATAACCCAAATGACACGTTTTTACCTGTCACCTATCCATCTGAAACCGCTGTCTTCCTATCTCTTCTTAGCCTTTGGAAGATTGCGAGTTGTCATGACTCTGTCCTCCTCCAATTAGCAAGCAACAAGCTTTAATTCATTCATCCATCCATCCTCGCCGCGGACAATCTACTCAATCGATCTTAAGGAGGCTGACGACCGGAGACGATAACTCAcagatctcttcctcctaattcgCTCCTCTCATCAGAGACCAGAGATTGAAGATCAGCCATGTTGGCAAGGAGAATTCTCGGTTCCTGGACTCCCTTGCTGTCCAGGGTCCGTCTAATTGCATTCAGATTATTTTTCAGTTTGTTTGGTATTCTTTAATTATAATTAGCTTCCTCCGGGGTCTGCAGGGAATGAAATGCCGCTCCTTCGCCTCGCGCCCGGCTTCCTCTTTTCAGCAGGAATGCTTCGACACGGCCAGGTCAGTTTCTTTCATGGAAGATGATCTTTTCATATAATGCATGCTTTACAGCTGGTTCGATCAAATTCTCTCTGCCGACAGGAGCGATGAAGAGAGAACTGACATCGACTGGGATGCGCTCGGCTTCGGACTCGTACAAACTGATTTTATGTACGTAATGAGATGCACTCTGGATCGAGAATTCTCGACTGGAGCTCTTAACAAGTATGGAAACATCGAGCTAAGTCCGTCGTCGGGAGTTATTAATTATGGCCAGGTACGTATTTTTCCAGTGATTGATCATCGCTAGctgtttagattaatttcttctcCTTTATAGTCGTATAGCATGTTTTGTGGTGATCGATCAGGGTCTGTTCGAAGGTATGAAAGCGTACAGGAAGGAGGAGAAAGGCGATGGCCTTCTGCTCTTCAGGCCAGAAGAGAATGCCATTCGCATGCAGGTTGGGGCAGAGAGGATGTGCATGCCGTCCCCGTCCGTCGACCAATTCATTCATGCCGTCAAACAGACAGTGCTGGCTAACAAAAGATGGGTATGTACGTGCATTGATTGATTGAATCAATTAGGAAAAGTTGAACATTTTGAGCTGCATTCTAATAATTAATATTGCAGGTGCCTCCTCGAGGGAAAGGGGCTCTCTATATCAGGCCATTGCTGATTGGGAGTGGACCTGTTCTTGGTTTGGCTCCAGCACCAGAATACATGTTCCTAGTCTATGCTTCGCCCGTGGGAACTTACTTTAAGGTAAATCTTGTGGTTTCTCATAGAAAGGAATTCGATGTCTTTAATTTGAATTTGCTCCAGGAGGGTTGGGCTCCGATTCATCTTGTTGTAGAGGAAAAAGTTCATCGTGCCACTCCTGGTGGAACAGGGGGTGTGAAGACGATCTCCAATTATGCCCCGGTATTTATCTTTTTTCCTATTCAATCTCAACCCCAATTCATAATCAAGGTTTTCACTCGCTCTATTTGGTTTCTCAGGTCTTGAAGGCACAGAAACAAGCAAAGAGCCAAGGATTCACCGATGTTATATATCTTGACTCTGTTGAGAACAAGTATTTGGAGGAGGCATCCTCATGCAATTTATTTATCGTAAAGGTACAGCTCGTTCCATGCCTTACACCTTTTCTTTTAATCAAAATGTTTTATTCAGATCGAACGAGAAGGGGAAAAAAACTTGAAATTTTACAAAAACCTTTCACGCAGGGAAATGTCATCTCGACGCCAGTGACAACGGGAACCATTTTACCAGGGATCACACGCAAAAGCATCATGGAGATCGCGCGAGATTATGGCTATCAGGTCGAGGAGAGGCTCGTTGCAGTAGAGGAACTGTGCGATGCCGATGAAGTATTTTGCACAGGAACTGCTGTCGTTGTTGCTCCCGTAGGCAGCATCACTTATCGAGGTCAAAGGTAACTGCTATACGCACAATGATCTTTTCTGCATTTCCCCAGTATCTATCTTCACTTCGATTCTCTGTTCTTGACTGCCAAAATGATGAACTGCAGGCTTCAGTTCCAAACGGGGGACACGAGTGTGAGCCGAAAGCTGCACAAAATCCTCGTAGACATTCAGATGGGCCTCGCAAAGGACGAGAGAAATTGGACAGTGGAAATCTGATCGAGGCcatcatttttttatatatgcaGTTATTTTTCAATACATGAATGCTGAAAATAGGCGCGGATAGTGTATTGGAATGTGTTTTGATTGATGAAATGAAAACCTATAAACCCTTAATGTGGAACTCTCAG from Zingiber officinale cultivar Zhangliang chromosome 5B, Zo_v1.1, whole genome shotgun sequence encodes the following:
- the LOC121986204 gene encoding branched-chain amino acid aminotransferase 2, chloroplastic-like; the protein is MLARRILGSWTPLLSRGMKCRSFASRPASSFQQECFDTARSDEERTDIDWDALGFGLVQTDFMYVMRCTLDREFSTGALNKYGNIELSPSSGVINYGQGLFEGMKAYRKEEKGDGLLLFRPEENAIRMQVGAERMCMPSPSVDQFIHAVKQTVLANKRWVPPRGKGALYIRPLLIGSGPVLGLAPAPEYMFLVYASPVGTYFKEGWAPIHLVVEEKVHRATPGGTGGVKTISNYAPVLKAQKQAKSQGFTDVIYLDSVENKYLEEASSCNLFIVKGNVISTPVTTGTILPGITRKSIMEIARDYGYQVEERLVAVEELCDADEVFCTGTAVVVAPVGSITYRGQRLQFQTGDTSVSRKLHKILVDIQMGLAKDERNWTVEI